One region of Deltaproteobacteria bacterium genomic DNA includes:
- a CDS encoding ribonuclease HI family protein produces the protein MLTQKDKTSPKPWQLFSDGASKGNPGPAGAGWILINDRDSVVVKDFQYLGEATNNEAEYQALLLGLKNALSIGVQKIRIHMDSELLVRQLTGLYHVRNPRMAVYFHQVQDLLMKFLKYDIIHIPREKNREADAMANEAIRKKKSDLFSSE, from the coding sequence TTGCTGACCCAAAAGGATAAAACCAGTCCGAAACCCTGGCAACTTTTTTCCGACGGGGCTTCCAAGGGAAATCCAGGGCCGGCCGGGGCCGGCTGGATACTGATAAACGACCGGGATTCGGTAGTGGTCAAAGATTTCCAATACTTGGGGGAGGCGACCAATAACGAGGCCGAATATCAGGCCTTGCTTCTGGGTCTGAAAAATGCTTTGTCCATCGGGGTCCAGAAGATCCGGATTCATATGGATTCGGAACTTCTGGTAAGGCAATTAACCGGTCTCTACCATGTCAGGAATCCAAGGATGGCCGTTTATTTCCATCAGGTTCAAGACCTTTTGATGAAATTTTTAAAGTATGATATAATTCATATTCCCAGGGAGAAGAATCGGGAAGCCGATGCTATGGCCAATGAGGCTATTAGAAAGAAAAAAAGTGACCTTTTTAGTTCGGAGTAA